In Desulfosporosinus sp. Sb-LF, one DNA window encodes the following:
- a CDS encoding acyl-CoA dehydrogenase family protein codes for MSNLPKGGSFLFGQTNPQDVFTPEDFTLEHKMIYRTAAGFVTDSVLTRMDELEAKKEGLIRELLEAAGELGLNGADISEDYGGMEMDKISTTIIAECMGRSGSFAMTQGGQTGIGSMPIVMFGNHEQKKKYLPGIATGEKVGAYALTEPGAGSDALSAKTRADLSPDGKYYTLNGTKQFITNAAMADIFIVYAKIDGDKFSAFIVDGDSEGLSSGAEEHKMGIKGSSTRSVILDDVKVPVENLLFEIGRGHVVAFNILNLGRYKLAANSVGNAKFALELAATYANDRKQFGTPISNFGLIKEKLAEMAIKIYVTESMVYRTGGLLENMMDSLDTSGDDGGQVAAKGIEEYALECSMNKVFATEALAYAVDEGVQIHGGYGFSAEYTIERLYRDARIYRIFEGTNEINRTIIPVTLLRRATNGNLPLQEAIAKLKEEIAAGSLVREGEEGLVQAAKDIFLLTMDTGIQRYGKDLPKQQEIIGRLADLAIQAFAIESAWLRAQKALANEGEAKSKLKLSMAMAYINSTVGLLEYTAKETLTALAEGEELPNLLENLQKLTKYTTRNTVALRQEIAAAISGEGKYVV; via the coding sequence ATGAGTAACTTACCTAAAGGAGGAAGTTTTCTCTTTGGTCAAACCAATCCCCAAGATGTTTTCACACCCGAGGATTTCACTTTAGAACACAAAATGATTTATCGGACGGCTGCGGGCTTTGTTACTGATAGTGTGTTGACTAGAATGGATGAGCTGGAAGCCAAAAAAGAAGGCCTGATCAGAGAGCTTCTGGAGGCAGCCGGAGAGTTGGGCCTTAATGGTGCCGATATTTCGGAAGACTATGGCGGCATGGAGATGGATAAAATTAGCACCACGATCATTGCTGAGTGTATGGGGCGGTCTGGGTCCTTTGCCATGACTCAGGGTGGCCAGACAGGTATTGGCAGTATGCCTATCGTAATGTTCGGTAACCATGAACAAAAGAAAAAGTACCTACCAGGAATAGCCACAGGCGAAAAAGTCGGGGCCTATGCTTTGACTGAACCAGGAGCGGGGTCGGACGCTTTGTCTGCAAAAACCAGGGCAGATTTAAGTCCCGATGGTAAATATTACACCTTAAATGGAACCAAACAGTTTATTACCAATGCTGCAATGGCAGATATATTCATAGTTTACGCCAAAATAGATGGGGATAAGTTTTCTGCTTTTATCGTTGATGGAGATTCTGAGGGCCTTTCTAGCGGGGCAGAAGAACACAAAATGGGCATTAAAGGCTCCTCCACCAGGTCTGTCATCCTTGACGATGTAAAAGTGCCAGTGGAAAACCTGTTATTTGAAATCGGCCGAGGGCATGTAGTGGCTTTTAACATCCTGAACTTGGGTCGCTATAAACTAGCAGCAAATTCTGTGGGTAATGCCAAGTTTGCCCTAGAACTGGCCGCTACCTATGCCAATGACCGCAAGCAGTTTGGCACCCCCATTTCGAATTTTGGTTTGATTAAGGAAAAACTGGCTGAAATGGCTATTAAAATTTATGTGACCGAGAGCATGGTCTACCGTACTGGAGGCCTGTTAGAAAACATGATGGACAGTCTGGATACCTCAGGTGATGACGGGGGCCAGGTTGCTGCCAAGGGTATTGAGGAATATGCCCTGGAGTGCTCAATGAATAAGGTTTTTGCCACGGAAGCTCTGGCCTATGCTGTAGACGAAGGGGTACAAATCCATGGAGGGTATGGGTTTAGTGCCGAATATACCATAGAAAGACTTTACCGGGATGCTAGAATTTATCGTATTTTTGAAGGGACGAATGAAATTAACCGTACGATAATCCCCGTAACCCTGCTGCGACGGGCGACTAACGGGAATTTGCCTCTTCAGGAAGCCATCGCAAAGCTTAAGGAAGAAATCGCAGCGGGAAGTTTGGTCAGAGAAGGGGAAGAAGGTTTAGTACAGGCAGCAAAGGATATCTTCCTGCTGACTATGGATACCGGGATTCAGAGGTATGGGAAAGACTTGCCAAAACAGCAAGAAATTATTGGTAGGCTAGCGGATTTAGCTATTCAGGCTTTTGCAATCGAAAGCGCCTGGCTCAGGGCTCAGAAGGCCTTAGCTAATGAGGGCGAGGCCAAGTCAAAACTTAAGCTTAGTATGGCTATGGCCTACATTAATTCGACCGTCGGCCTTTTGGAATATACGGCCAAAGAAACTTTGACAGCCCTTGCTGAGGGTGAGGAATTGCCAAACCTACTGGAAAATCTGCAAAAACTAACCAAGTATACTACCCGAAACACTGTGGCGTTGAGACAGGAGATTGCTGCAGCAATCTCAGGAGAAGGTAAGTATGTGGTGTAG
- a CDS encoding MFS transporter, with protein sequence MEKTSISEIVDRLGVSKYTFRIYFLIGLALIFAGYNYMIVSYTMPQMAKEWTLTKIQMGSLSSWSIIGLLIGGMGAGVISDRIGRKKTLAIFVIVFSLLTFPVYFVQSFQGFALLRILGGIGFGACIPIAVTMMSESVPTKNRGFFTSSIMSFYVLGWVLAGIVAMYVVPVYGWRVCYLVGGIPALYAFVLMAALPESLHWLLGKGREKEAIELIKRMEIASNGVAGEWAPSSLVAPPPPKKVGVSALFSPEYRQATLALWVIYFMGSVVIYAINGWLPTLLVGKGYGLVKGYSFAVLQNVLGAVGGLGTGYVADIIGRRTNVILGWIFTAVAILMLGVATNQWQVVICGMLVGLAMNWGLSGTQPLLAEGYPTEFRNTGVSSAQAFGRVGGFLGPIAGGYIQQLGVGFTGTFVFFAIPAVLASIVAFFFIVETKGRSIESIGRINA encoded by the coding sequence ATGGAAAAGACTTCAATTTCCGAGATTGTTGATAGATTAGGTGTATCAAAATACACCTTTAGAATTTACTTTTTAATTGGGCTTGCCCTTATTTTTGCTGGTTATAACTACATGATTGTTTCCTATACAATGCCACAGATGGCTAAGGAATGGACTTTAACGAAGATTCAAATGGGGAGCCTTTCTTCGTGGAGCATTATTGGCTTATTGATTGGGGGAATGGGTGCAGGAGTAATTTCTGATCGCATTGGGAGAAAAAAGACTCTTGCTATCTTTGTTATCGTTTTTTCCCTGTTAACATTTCCAGTTTATTTTGTTCAAAGTTTCCAAGGGTTTGCTCTTCTTAGGATCCTAGGTGGTATCGGTTTTGGTGCATGTATCCCTATTGCCGTAACTATGATGTCCGAGAGCGTACCAACCAAAAACAGAGGCTTTTTCACCTCGTCGATCATGTCCTTTTATGTGTTAGGCTGGGTGCTGGCGGGTATAGTGGCAATGTATGTGGTTCCCGTATATGGATGGAGAGTTTGCTATCTTGTAGGAGGGATACCTGCTTTATACGCATTTGTTTTGATGGCTGCACTTCCTGAATCATTGCATTGGCTTTTAGGCAAAGGGCGAGAGAAAGAAGCAATAGAGTTAATTAAACGCATGGAGATAGCTTCAAATGGTGTAGCAGGTGAATGGGCCCCAAGTAGTTTAGTTGCACCACCTCCCCCAAAGAAAGTTGGAGTAAGTGCTTTATTTTCGCCAGAATATCGTCAGGCAACGTTGGCTCTTTGGGTCATATACTTCATGGGCTCAGTGGTAATATATGCAATCAATGGTTGGTTGCCAACCCTGCTTGTAGGAAAAGGGTATGGTTTAGTGAAGGGTTATTCTTTCGCCGTTTTACAAAATGTCTTAGGAGCAGTTGGTGGCCTGGGCACTGGTTATGTAGCAGACATCATTGGACGCAGAACAAACGTGATTTTAGGTTGGATCTTTACGGCTGTAGCCATTCTCATGCTAGGAGTTGCTACAAATCAATGGCAAGTCGTTATTTGTGGAATGTTAGTGGGCCTAGCAATGAATTGGGGTCTAAGTGGAACACAACCGCTCCTTGCTGAAGGGTACCCAACTGAATTTAGAAATACCGGTGTTTCCTCGGCTCAGGCATTTGGACGTGTTGGAGGATTTCTCGGCCCCATCGCAGGAGGGTATATACAGCAGTTAGGTGTTGGTTTTACCGGTACGTTTGTTTTCTTCGCTATTCCAGCAGTATTAGCATCAATTGTAGCCTTTTTCTTTATTGTTGAAACGAAAGGAAGAAGTATCGAAAGTATTGGCAGAATTAACGCTTAA
- a CDS encoding CoA transferase yields the protein MERWKEIERIPAPALMPKYGPLTGMRVLMTGSIVAAPFAASMLAEYGAEVIHVERPNVGDPYREQAPVVKHGDRKVSAGWIQEARNKLSLTLEINLKIPESKEIFLSLIKNCDVWVENMVWTEKLGITEEMLLEINPKLVIAHISGFGRPQFGGVPSECDRPSYDPIGQAEGGYMFLNGFPEPSPPSHAATFINDYLTAMFAVNGILMAYHHAQKTGQGQAIDIAQIEAMSKCLNDTFVQYFLLDKIRQRSGNKVAIFQPGNLFKTKDDKYLYIGAYGPAVYGRFVKALGLDLNKYTHEVAGGSVEAINSEMGLELNRIASEWVAAHDAEEGKQYLLSLKVPCGIVRTSADLAANEHYQKRGNFIEYKDETMGETVKAFGFCPKMSETPAQVWRGAPNLGQDTEVILNTLLGYSNSEIAAFREKGII from the coding sequence ATGGAGAGATGGAAGGAAATTGAACGTATTCCAGCACCGGCATTAATGCCAAAATACGGGCCACTTACGGGTATGAGAGTGTTGATGACTGGAAGTATCGTTGCGGCTCCTTTTGCAGCATCAATGCTTGCGGAATATGGGGCTGAGGTCATTCATGTTGAGCGGCCAAACGTTGGAGACCCCTACCGCGAACAGGCTCCTGTAGTTAAGCACGGTGACAGGAAGGTTAGTGCCGGTTGGATTCAGGAGGCAAGGAATAAGCTCAGTTTAACCCTTGAAATTAATCTCAAAATCCCGGAGTCTAAAGAAATCTTTCTTTCCCTGATCAAGAACTGTGATGTTTGGGTGGAGAATATGGTTTGGACTGAGAAGTTGGGAATAACCGAAGAGATGTTGTTAGAAATAAACCCGAAGCTTGTCATTGCTCACATCAGCGGCTTTGGGAGGCCACAGTTCGGCGGTGTTCCCTCAGAGTGCGACAGGCCTTCGTACGACCCTATTGGCCAAGCCGAGGGCGGCTATATGTTTCTAAATGGTTTCCCGGAGCCATCCCCTCCTTCTCACGCAGCCACATTTATCAACGATTACTTGACTGCTATGTTCGCAGTCAACGGGATTCTGATGGCCTACCATCACGCTCAAAAGACAGGCCAGGGTCAAGCCATTGACATTGCTCAGATCGAGGCCATGAGTAAGTGCCTTAATGACACCTTCGTACAGTACTTCCTGCTAGACAAAATTAGGCAAAGATCGGGTAATAAGGTAGCCATCTTCCAACCTGGTAACCTGTTCAAGACAAAGGACGATAAGTATTTATACATTGGCGCCTATGGTCCTGCAGTTTACGGGAGATTCGTCAAAGCCCTTGGCCTCGACCTGAACAAGTACACCCACGAAGTGGCAGGTGGTTCGGTAGAAGCGATAAACTCTGAAATGGGCCTTGAGCTAAATCGTATTGCCTCTGAATGGGTAGCAGCGCACGATGCGGAGGAAGGCAAGCAGTACTTGCTGAGCTTGAAGGTTCCCTGTGGGATCGTGAGGACCTCTGCTGATTTGGCCGCCAATGAGCACTACCAGAAGAGGGGGAATTTCATTGAGTATAAAGATGAGACCATGGGGGAGACAGTGAAAGCCTTTGGGTTCTGTCCGAAGATGAGCGAGACACCAGCTCAAGTATGGCGGGGGGCTCCGAACCTTGGGCAGGATACCGAAGTTATTCTTAATACACTCCTCGGTTACAGTAATAGCGAAATAGCTGCTTTTAGGGAAAAAGGCATTATCTAG
- a CDS encoding sigma 54-interacting transcriptional regulator, producing MQGLRKVREQQFLQQIIDNSSDAIFVIDKFGNVLFANAGAGKFMGYKAEELIGKNVEDLLKEGLYDWSPTMKAIKTRSLVSGNVRNNRGVQSMATSNPLIDENGDIVMVITNAREKNVIDEYIAALEKEKTTVNRYKTAVEYLSEMDLESKEIVAESQQMRQIIEVSNVIAKTDSTVMLIGETGTGKEVMARHIHRNSFRSKEPFIPVNCAAIPHELLESEFFGYVRGAFSGANPQGKPGLIEVADNGTLFLDEIAELPLAMQSKLLRVLESSEVQRLGDTSIYKANVRFIAATNKDLKAMISQKLFRSDLYYRLNVIPIKLPPLKERAEDILIFAHKFLKELNKKYALKKAFSAQATQAFLDYSWPGNVRELRNVIERLVITSTSDILYFEYDLECLPEIDIAYQGTLKSVMKAVEEKYIHQMLAECGGRVDEAARRLGVHRTMLYRKKNNEFK from the coding sequence ATACAAGGATTAAGGAAAGTACGCGAACAGCAGTTTTTACAACAGATTATTGACAATTCATCGGATGCGATATTTGTCATTGATAAATTCGGTAACGTGCTTTTTGCTAATGCGGGTGCCGGAAAGTTTATGGGGTATAAGGCTGAAGAACTTATTGGAAAAAATGTAGAAGATCTTCTAAAAGAAGGTTTATATGACTGGTCTCCAACTATGAAGGCAATAAAAACACGTTCCCTTGTTTCGGGGAATGTGAGAAACAATCGTGGAGTTCAGTCTATGGCTACCAGTAATCCTTTAATAGATGAAAATGGCGACATTGTTATGGTCATCACTAATGCACGTGAAAAAAATGTGATTGATGAGTATATCGCAGCTTTAGAAAAAGAAAAAACAACCGTTAATCGTTACAAAACTGCGGTAGAATATTTAAGTGAGATGGATTTGGAAAGTAAAGAAATAGTGGCTGAAAGTCAACAAATGCGACAAATTATTGAGGTCAGTAATGTCATAGCGAAAACCGACAGTACTGTCATGCTGATTGGAGAGACCGGTACTGGTAAAGAAGTAATGGCAAGGCATATACATCGAAATAGTTTTCGATCGAAGGAACCGTTTATCCCGGTAAATTGTGCAGCGATTCCCCATGAATTATTAGAGTCGGAATTTTTCGGCTATGTGCGAGGGGCTTTCTCGGGCGCAAATCCACAAGGAAAACCGGGACTAATTGAAGTTGCCGATAATGGAACGTTGTTTTTGGATGAAATTGCCGAATTGCCTTTAGCAATGCAGTCTAAGCTGTTAAGAGTATTAGAATCCAGTGAAGTACAAAGGTTGGGTGATACGAGCATTTACAAGGCCAATGTTCGATTTATTGCTGCTACGAATAAAGACTTAAAAGCGATGATTAGCCAAAAACTGTTTAGAAGCGACTTATACTATCGGCTTAATGTAATACCCATCAAATTACCGCCTCTAAAAGAAAGGGCTGAGGATATTCTTATCTTCGCTCACAAATTCTTAAAAGAATTGAATAAAAAATACGCCCTAAAGAAGGCATTCTCTGCGCAAGCGACTCAGGCGTTTCTCGACTATAGTTGGCCTGGAAATGTCCGAGAATTGCGTAATGTAATAGAGAGGTTGGTTATTACGTCAACTAGTGACATTTTATATTTTGAGTATGATTTAGAATGTTTGCCAGAAATAGATATAGCCTATCAAGGGACCTTGAAAAGTGTTATGAAAGCAGTAGAAGAGAAGTATATACATCAAATGTTGGCTGAATGTGGTGGGCGGGTAGACGAAGCGGCAAGGCGATTAGGGGTCCACCGCACTATGCTGTATCGGAAGAAGAATAATGAATTCAAATGA
- a CDS encoding sigma 54-interacting transcriptional regulator produces the protein MQAEIVLISPNKEVTQLVEKVRNEMDSSVFIIESSFKAAVTLVKDIISQDPDRIRVIACGGATLKLLRKELPSAHMVDIHPTEHEIVLALDQARMFGKEIGLLLPGSENLPVIEKLSGVLGLQVKVYEYNNWRELEIQVVNARRNGCKVVLGVGEKISALVRKEGLQFISVSAGENTVRNALSWAKDIIEAEIREKVNVEQMNAISAYAHEGIIVVNEENIVSVFNPVASRLFGLSEAEVVGRPLQELSFCRCLVEIFEGLEKRLGYVHQVLNGTVLVNKIPIIDQQCPKGILVTFMEIPKVQDETKNRKELFTKGQVARYYFDDIIHVNSKMSSVIAKARKYANTDCTVLIRGESGTGKELLAQSVHNEQYVRSKGPFIAVNCATLDDNLFKSELFGYTEGSFTGASKGGKPGLFELANGGTLFLDEIGKMKLDQQGNLLRVLQEKEVRRIGSDRVIPVDVRVIAASNENLEDLINKGPFREDLYFRLNVLNLVLPPLRERREDIPDQIGFFLQRFSNKYSKSIFRLPPLVIKKLSNMDWPGNSRQLEHFLERCVVLADSERDASEIVLELLEEEFAEAVFSVKSKGRPTEDQISVGISTLAEMNSEIVRRIRARAKLSNSELALKLGISRPTLSKMLNYK, from the coding sequence ATGCAGGCAGAGATTGTTCTTATTTCACCGAACAAAGAAGTAACCCAGCTAGTAGAGAAAGTCCGGAATGAAATGGATTCCTCCGTCTTCATTATAGAAAGTTCATTTAAAGCAGCTGTTACCCTGGTCAAGGATATCATATCCCAGGACCCTGACCGTATCAGGGTAATAGCCTGTGGTGGGGCTACTCTGAAGCTTTTGCGCAAAGAATTGCCTTCTGCACACATGGTCGATATCCATCCAACTGAGCATGAAATAGTCCTGGCGCTTGATCAGGCAAGGATGTTCGGAAAAGAAATAGGCCTGTTACTTCCAGGCTCTGAGAATCTTCCTGTTATTGAAAAGCTTAGCGGTGTTCTTGGTCTTCAGGTAAAAGTGTATGAATATAACAACTGGCGGGAACTTGAAATTCAGGTTGTAAATGCGCGTCGAAATGGTTGCAAAGTAGTGTTGGGTGTTGGCGAAAAAATCTCAGCTTTGGTGAGAAAGGAGGGATTACAATTTATTTCCGTGTCGGCTGGGGAAAACACGGTTAGAAATGCCCTTTCATGGGCTAAAGATATTATAGAGGCCGAAATTCGGGAGAAAGTAAATGTTGAACAGATGAATGCAATTTCGGCTTATGCGCATGAAGGAATCATAGTTGTTAACGAGGAAAATATTGTATCAGTTTTCAACCCGGTGGCTTCTAGGCTTTTTGGGTTGAGTGAAGCTGAAGTGGTGGGACGACCGTTGCAAGAATTAAGCTTCTGTCGGTGTTTGGTTGAAATATTTGAGGGTCTTGAGAAAAGGTTGGGGTACGTTCACCAGGTCTTGAATGGTACAGTTTTGGTAAATAAAATTCCTATTATCGACCAGCAGTGTCCAAAAGGTATTTTGGTTACGTTTATGGAAATTCCGAAGGTCCAAGATGAAACTAAGAACCGTAAAGAATTATTCACGAAGGGACAGGTTGCCAGGTATTATTTTGACGATATTATCCACGTAAACAGCAAAATGTCTTCTGTTATTGCAAAGGCTAGAAAGTATGCCAACACTGACTGCACTGTGCTTATCCGGGGAGAGAGTGGCACTGGGAAAGAATTGCTTGCACAAAGTGTTCATAATGAGCAGTACGTAAGGAGTAAAGGACCTTTTATTGCTGTGAATTGTGCTACCTTGGACGATAACTTATTTAAAAGCGAACTTTTTGGTTATACTGAAGGTTCCTTTACCGGTGCAAGTAAAGGCGGAAAACCTGGTTTGTTTGAACTGGCAAATGGAGGCACCCTGTTCTTGGACGAAATCGGAAAAATGAAATTGGATCAACAAGGCAACTTGTTGCGGGTGTTGCAGGAAAAAGAAGTGCGGCGGATAGGTAGCGATCGTGTAATTCCGGTGGATGTTCGGGTGATCGCCGCCTCTAATGAGAATTTGGAGGATTTAATCAACAAGGGCCCCTTCCGGGAGGACCTGTATTTCCGCTTAAACGTATTAAATTTAGTATTACCGCCTCTACGAGAGAGAAGAGAGGATATCCCTGACCAGATTGGTTTCTTCTTACAAAGATTTTCTAATAAGTATAGCAAGTCAATCTTCAGGTTGCCTCCATTGGTCATTAAAAAGCTTTCGAATATGGATTGGCCTGGTAACAGCAGGCAGCTGGAACATTTCTTGGAGAGATGTGTTGTGTTGGCTGACAGCGAGAGAGATGCATCTGAAATCGTGTTAGAGCTGTTGGAAGAGGAATTCGCTGAAGCTGTTTTTTCTGTTAAAAGTAAGGGTAGGCCTACCGAGGACCAAATCAGCGTCGGTATTAGTACTTTAGCGGAAATGAATAGCGAAATCGTCCGCAGAATTAGAGCAAGGGCCAAGCTTAGTAATAGTGAACTGGCATTGAAGCTGGGAATTAGCAGGCCCACGCTGTCTAAAATGTTGAACTACAAATAA
- a CDS encoding GNAT family N-acetyltransferase, whose translation MFIKGYVSLEEKTLNEVLKLERICNKYDDLEGSMFLDPSLNFNCHIKNVFLLYENQELISMLSMFIPTHLEAEITGYTLPEYRRNGYFKKLLTKAAKELRKFDISEVLFVCESRSSSGKQLIDALAAEYEHTEYFMRLDRDGSRNRSGSVKGNAYTYRLSLLRSELKDLEKVIETSIRTFDEPYEDAKSRIENCFASETREQYLAALNGELIGLGSINQEDGVGSIFGFGIVPEYRGRGYGEELLHQIVDSLWQGGKTEITLDVNSVNVQALGLYKKFGFKIEVAYEYYRKDVDALLK comes from the coding sequence ATGTTTATTAAAGGGTATGTTAGTTTAGAAGAGAAGACTTTAAATGAAGTTCTTAAGCTTGAGAGAATTTGTAATAAGTATGATGACCTTGAGGGAAGCATGTTCTTAGACCCATCTTTAAATTTCAATTGTCATATTAAAAATGTCTTTCTGCTCTACGAGAATCAGGAGTTAATCAGTATGTTATCCATGTTCATCCCTACACATCTGGAAGCAGAAATTACGGGTTATACCTTACCCGAATATAGAAGAAATGGATATTTTAAAAAGTTACTAACGAAAGCAGCCAAGGAACTTAGAAAATTCGACATTTCCGAGGTGCTGTTTGTATGCGAATCCCGATCGAGCTCCGGTAAACAGCTAATCGATGCTCTAGCTGCTGAGTATGAGCATACCGAGTATTTTATGAGATTAGATCGGGATGGATCGAGAAATCGATCTGGGAGTGTGAAGGGAAATGCGTACACATATCGACTATCTCTTTTGCGGTCCGAGTTGAAAGACCTTGAAAAGGTAATCGAGACGAGTATCAGAACGTTCGATGAGCCTTACGAAGATGCTAAAAGCCGGATTGAGAATTGTTTTGCATCTGAAACTCGGGAACAGTACCTTGCGGCTTTAAACGGTGAACTTATAGGTTTAGGCTCGATAAATCAAGAAGACGGTGTAGGGTCAATATTTGGGTTTGGGATAGTACCCGAATATAGGGGCAGGGGATATGGAGAAGAACTACTACATCAGATTGTCGATAGTTTATGGCAAGGCGGAAAAACTGAAATAACGCTTGACGTAAATAGTGTCAATGTACAGGCGTTGGGGCTTTATAAGAAATTTGGTTTTAAGATAGAGGTCGCCTATGAGTATTATCGAAAAGATGTGGACGCGTTATTGAAGTGA
- a CDS encoding L-lactate permease translates to MLISSLLLTLTPIAVIILMLVVWKKPADLSGVVGWIVVSVIAFLFFQTSPEVILRSTIAGGVKSFAVSLVVATSLLQMAYMEKTGALKRIIIFIKTIASENRAVQIMMINIGFGTLMVSVGATPVSLLPPIMLALGYSTYVSIALPCIGYDALCTYALLGAPVVVFVDMANSFLGKGHEISLSQAGSVFFMFLPVISTLIGFCMLWIVGRWQGIKDGWLPCLITGAVITLVSYFTNKVDRLVVLTGIMCGAAVIIAMVLYLVTTGKKVIDKSKLTDEELQYEKNYPLWKALTPWGLLIILILALNLPTDMFNFLYRKVTLPIVGLSADGKPIMTRALWNAYTWIFVSIFLSIPFIKPTSAQLKETFKVWWRRAPRPVFAVVIFFSIGEIMNFSGYDMVANKFAVASMVQVLANFSSQIFSNAYGAVVAFIGLLGGFITGSEASTIAMFSMYTMKTTSLLHMGLQGMLIVTAGLAFGGGLASVISPAKLQNAAAAIDKMGEETKVIRIAFVFSLILIAVTTVLVLGLLRIYV, encoded by the coding sequence ATGTTAATTAGTTCACTATTGTTAACATTGACCCCGATTGCAGTCATAATATTGATGCTTGTCGTATGGAAAAAACCTGCCGATCTAAGTGGGGTTGTAGGATGGATTGTTGTTTCGGTTATTGCGTTCTTATTTTTTCAAACAAGTCCTGAAGTGATCCTTCGCTCTACCATTGCTGGTGGGGTAAAGTCATTTGCGGTTTCCTTGGTTGTCGCAACGTCTTTATTACAGATGGCCTATATGGAGAAGACGGGGGCTCTAAAAAGAATTATTATTTTTATTAAAACGATTGCTAGTGAAAACAGGGCTGTACAGATAATGATGATCAATATTGGCTTCGGAACCCTGATGGTATCAGTTGGAGCAACCCCTGTCTCTTTGCTCCCCCCCATTATGCTGGCGCTGGGTTACTCCACTTATGTTTCTATTGCGCTTCCGTGTATCGGGTATGATGCTCTTTGCACCTATGCTTTGTTGGGTGCACCTGTGGTTGTGTTTGTTGACATGGCCAACTCTTTTCTAGGTAAGGGGCACGAAATTAGCTTATCTCAGGCAGGCAGCGTGTTTTTCATGTTCCTGCCGGTTATCTCTACCTTAATTGGTTTTTGCATGCTCTGGATTGTCGGCAGGTGGCAGGGAATCAAGGACGGCTGGCTACCTTGTCTGATTACTGGCGCGGTGATAACCTTGGTCTCATACTTTACGAACAAGGTGGATAGATTGGTGGTGCTGACAGGTATTATGTGCGGCGCTGCCGTTATCATCGCTATGGTTCTTTACCTTGTGACCACAGGAAAAAAAGTCATCGATAAAAGCAAGCTTACGGACGAGGAATTGCAGTATGAAAAGAACTATCCTCTTTGGAAAGCATTAACCCCTTGGGGTCTGCTGATTATTCTAATCCTTGCCCTTAATCTACCGACGGATATGTTTAATTTTCTATACAGAAAAGTGACACTTCCTATCGTCGGCTTGTCGGCAGATGGTAAGCCAATTATGACAAGAGCATTGTGGAATGCTTATACATGGATTTTCGTGAGTATCTTTCTTTCTATTCCTTTTATAAAACCGACGTCTGCTCAGTTGAAAGAGACGTTCAAGGTATGGTGGAGGAGGGCCCCTAGACCAGTCTTTGCAGTCGTTATCTTCTTTAGCATTGGGGAGATTATGAATTTTTCCGGCTACGATATGGTAGCCAATAAGTTCGCTGTCGCAAGCATGGTGCAGGTTTTGGCGAATTTCTCGTCCCAGATCTTTAGTAATGCCTACGGAGCTGTGGTCGCTTTCATTGGTTTATTAGGCGGATTCATCACGGGTAGTGAGGCATCTACGATCGCTATGTTCTCGATGTATACCATGAAGACGACAAGTTTGCTCCACATGGGATTACAAGGAATGCTTATTGTTACTGCTGGATTGGCCTTTGGCGGGGGGTTGGCAAGTGTCATTTCTCCAGCTAAGTTGCAAAATGCTGCTGCAGCCATTGATAAGATGGGGGAAGAAACGAAGGTCATTAGAATCGCCTTCGTATTTTCCTTAATCCTAATTGCAGTAACCACTGTTTTAGTTCTGGGATTATTAAGGATTTATGTCTAA